The following are from one region of the Thiocapsa rosea genome:
- the lpxD gene encoding UDP-3-O-(3-hydroxymyristoyl)glucosamine N-acyltransferase, with protein sequence MEISLGELADRLAVPLRGDPDARVCRIASLTCADATGLSFLGDVRLRRHLEQTRAGCVILSEADADVCRVPVLLSDNPYLTFAKAAGILYPEPAIVGGIHRSAVVDPTAQVDPTAWVGPTCVLEAGVVVGPRVFLGPGCILGEGVRVGEESRLVARVTLCSGTHVGKRALLHPGSVIGRDGFGFARDGDRWVRIPQVGRAILGDDVEIGANTTVDRGAIGDTLIGDGVKLDNHIQIGHNVEIGENTAMAANTGISGSTRIGRNCTIAGAVGMAGHLEIGDRVHFTGMAMVTRSVTEPGAYSSGIPAMPSADWRRNVARFRHLDELARRIKQLEIRIDTMNETTGREAT encoded by the coding sequence TTGGAGATCTCGCTCGGCGAATTGGCGGACCGTTTGGCCGTTCCGTTGCGGGGCGACCCCGATGCGCGCGTCTGCCGTATCGCGTCGCTGACGTGCGCCGACGCAACCGGGCTCAGCTTCCTCGGCGACGTGCGGTTGCGGCGCCATCTCGAGCAGACTCGGGCGGGCTGCGTGATTCTCTCGGAGGCCGACGCCGATGTCTGTCGGGTGCCGGTTCTGCTGAGCGATAACCCGTACCTGACGTTTGCGAAGGCGGCGGGGATTCTCTATCCGGAACCGGCGATCGTCGGCGGCATCCACCGCAGTGCTGTCGTGGACCCGACGGCACAGGTCGATCCGACGGCATGGGTCGGTCCGACCTGTGTTCTGGAGGCCGGCGTGGTTGTCGGGCCTCGCGTGTTTCTCGGACCCGGTTGTATCCTTGGTGAAGGGGTCCGAGTCGGTGAGGAGAGTCGGCTGGTGGCGCGCGTGACGCTCTGCTCGGGAACCCATGTCGGCAAACGTGCGCTGCTGCACCCCGGCAGCGTCATCGGGCGGGACGGCTTCGGTTTTGCGCGCGACGGGGATCGGTGGGTGCGTATTCCGCAGGTCGGGCGCGCCATCTTGGGCGACGATGTCGAGATCGGGGCGAACACGACGGTCGATCGCGGTGCGATCGGCGATACCCTGATCGGCGACGGGGTGAAGCTGGACAACCATATCCAGATCGGCCACAACGTCGAGATCGGCGAGAATACCGCCATGGCGGCCAACACCGGGATCTCCGGCTCGACCCGAATCGGTCGGAACTGCACGATCGCGGGGGCCGTCGGGATGGCGGGTCATTTGGAAATCGGCGATCGGGTTCACTTTACGGGGATGGCCATGGTGACGCGATCGGTAACGGAGCCCGGTGCCTACAGCAGCGGGATTCCGGCCATGCCAAGCGCGGATTGGCGACGCAACGTGGCTCGCTTCAGACATCTGGACGAGCTGGCGCGACGCATCAAACAACTTGAGATACGTATCGATACGATGAATGAAACAACTGGGCGGGAGGCTACCTAG
- the rnhB gene encoding ribonuclease HII — protein MRQTVLVTPDAVLWVAGVDEAGRGPLAGPVSAAAVILDPTRPISGLDDSKKLTPARRDAFDLEIRERALAWSIAWASAEEIDRINILQASMLAMQRAVAALTVQPTRVLVDGNRCPDVGCEAEAIVGGDGLVPSIGAASILAKVARDRLMCELDRTFPGYGFAGHKGYPTRTHIEALRRLGPCPEHRRSFGPVRALIEVAG, from the coding sequence ATGAGGCAGACAGTGTTGGTCACTCCGGACGCGGTTTTATGGGTCGCGGGCGTCGACGAGGCGGGGAGGGGTCCGCTTGCCGGTCCGGTCAGTGCCGCGGCGGTCATCCTGGATCCGACCCGCCCGATCTCGGGCCTCGACGATTCCAAGAAACTGACTCCGGCTCGGCGCGACGCCTTCGATCTCGAGATCCGCGAACGCGCACTGGCGTGGTCCATCGCGTGGGCCAGCGCGGAGGAGATCGACCGGATCAATATCCTCCAGGCGTCCATGCTGGCGATGCAGCGTGCGGTTGCCGCCCTGACGGTGCAGCCGACACGGGTGCTCGTCGACGGAAATCGTTGTCCCGACGTGGGGTGTGAGGCCGAAGCCATTGTTGGCGGAGACGGTTTGGTGCCATCGATCGGCGCTGCCTCGATCCTCGCCAAGGTTGCGCGCGATCGGCTCATGTGCGAACTGGACCGGACCTTTCCCGGCTACGGTTTTGCCGGACACAAAGGCTATCCCACACGGACTCACATCGAGGCACTGCGCCGACTCGGACCCTGTCCGGAGCACAGACGCAGCTTTGGCCCGGTCAGGGCATTGATCGAGGTTGCCGGCTGA
- a CDS encoding efflux RND transporter periplasmic adaptor subunit produces MPSLQRLARPLAFLPLVFTATLMSPGPASAVAVLVADVRSMPLSERVEALGTLKANESVNITANVTETISAIHFDDGQRVGEGDILVELTSVEQHALLDEAQVRVGEADRQYARVKSLVAQGAASESLLDERKRDLDTARAVLVAIESRLSDRLIKAPFDGVLGLRNVSRGTLVEPGDTITTLDDDSFMKLDFTVPSVFMNDLQPGLRIEARARAYGDRVFEGVVRGVDSRVDPVTRSIQVRALIPNPERTLKPGLLMQVELLVDPRDGLVVPEAAILHQGQDHFVQVVVEGEEGLTSERRQIRIGTRKPGLVEVREGLAQGDRVIVHGHLKVRPGQPVEILSTHDDPIDPPAAKEPAA; encoded by the coding sequence ATGCCATCCTTACAACGTCTTGCCCGTCCGCTCGCCTTTCTGCCCCTCGTCTTCACCGCGACCCTCATGTCTCCGGGTCCTGCCTCGGCCGTCGCCGTCTTGGTCGCAGACGTCCGATCGATGCCGTTGAGCGAACGGGTGGAAGCACTCGGGACACTGAAGGCAAACGAGTCGGTCAATATCACCGCGAACGTCACCGAGACGATCTCGGCGATCCATTTCGACGACGGCCAACGGGTCGGAGAGGGCGACATCCTGGTCGAGCTCACGAGCGTCGAGCAGCATGCCCTGCTCGACGAGGCACAGGTGCGGGTTGGCGAGGCAGATCGGCAGTACGCGCGGGTGAAGTCACTCGTGGCGCAAGGCGCAGCATCGGAGTCGCTCCTCGACGAGCGCAAGCGTGACCTCGACACGGCCCGTGCCGTTTTGGTGGCCATCGAATCGCGCCTGTCCGACCGCCTCATCAAAGCACCCTTCGACGGCGTGCTGGGTCTGCGCAACGTCAGCCGCGGTACCCTGGTCGAGCCCGGCGATACCATCACGACACTTGACGACGACAGCTTCATGAAGCTGGACTTCACGGTCCCGAGCGTCTTTATGAACGACCTTCAGCCGGGACTTCGCATCGAGGCACGCGCCCGCGCTTACGGCGATCGGGTTTTCGAGGGAGTGGTGCGCGGGGTCGACAGTCGCGTCGACCCGGTCACCCGATCCATTCAGGTCCGCGCACTCATCCCCAACCCGGAGCGCACACTCAAGCCCGGGCTGCTGATGCAAGTGGAGCTGCTGGTGGATCCGCGCGACGGATTGGTCGTCCCGGAGGCCGCGATCCTTCACCAAGGCCAGGATCACTTCGTTCAGGTCGTCGTGGAGGGCGAGGAGGGCCTGACCTCCGAGCGCCGTCAGATCCGAATCGGGACGCGCAAGCCGGGGCTGGTCGAGGTGCGCGAAGGGCTCGCGCAAGGAGATCGCGTCATCGTGCACGGTCACCTCAAGGTCCGACCGGGACAGCCTGTCGAAATCCTGAGCACGCATGACGACCCGATCGATCCGCCGGCGGCGAAGGAGCCCGCCGCATGA
- a CDS encoding efflux RND transporter permease subunit gives MILSDISVTRPVLATVLSLLLVAFGLVAFDRLPLREYPDIDPPVVSIETIYPGAAANVVETRITQLIEDRIAGVEGIRTVESVSEDGRSAITIQFNIDRDIDGAANDIRDRVSAVLDQLPAEADPPNIRKVDSNEDVIMWLNLVSDRMSVPELTDYASRYLVDRFSVIDGVARIQVGGSQVYAMRVWLDRNELAARGLTVSDVEAALRAENLELPAGSIESVDRQFSVRMNRTFNGPDDFARLVLARGSDGHLVRLGDVARVERGTEENRTFFRGNGVPMVGIGVVKQSTANTVAVADAAKAEAALINANLPEGMEIKQSFDSSVFVKDAIKEVYKTLAIAIGLVILIIFLFLGSVRAMLVPAVTVPVSIVATFTVLLGLGFSVNILTLLALVLAIGLVVDDAIVVLENIHRRMEQYGETRLAAAYRGTRQVAFAVVATTIVLISVFVPIAFLQGDVGRLFAEFALTMAAAVAFSSFVALSLSPMLASQILPQSHRRASLTHGVDWVFQWVRRGYGTMLRFLLRQPWIVVLAFIGTLGAAVWLFEQIPQEYAPKEDRGAFFVLINGPEGASYQYMSDYMDEIERRLMPYTESGEAIRLLVRAPRTFSNTALFNTGMAVMVLNDFGKRRSGWVIMDEVRAKLADLPGVTAFPVMRQGFGARIQKPVQFVIGGGTYEELAQWRDLLLEAIEKDNPGLTGIDWDYKETKPQLKVEIDYDRAADLGVTVGNIGRTLETMLGSRKVTTYLDAGEEYDVILEGERDAQRTPGSLENLYVRSDRSGELIPLSNLVSVIESADSQSLNRYNRLRAITIEANLESGLALGDALSYLEAKVAEHLPEQAQIDFKGQSRDFRSSNQDILFVFVLGLLVVFLVLAAQFESWIHPLVIMLTVPLAMAGALLALWLTGQTLNIYSQIGLIMLVGLAAKNGILIVEFANQLRDQGKAFREALLEAADVRLRPIVMTGITTAAGSLPLLLSSGAGAETRTVIGTVILAGVIAATLFTLFVVPVAYDLLARHTGSPSDVKRRLEREMEAS, from the coding sequence ATGATCCTGTCTGACATCTCGGTTACCCGGCCTGTTCTCGCCACCGTCCTGTCGCTCCTGCTGGTCGCCTTCGGGCTGGTCGCCTTCGATCGATTGCCGCTGCGCGAGTATCCGGACATCGACCCGCCGGTCGTCTCGATCGAGACCATCTATCCGGGCGCCGCGGCCAACGTCGTCGAGACGCGGATCACGCAGCTCATCGAGGACCGCATCGCCGGAGTCGAGGGTATCCGCACGGTCGAATCCGTCAGCGAGGACGGACGCTCGGCGATCACGATCCAGTTCAACATCGACCGCGACATCGACGGGGCTGCCAACGATATCCGCGACCGCGTCTCGGCCGTGCTCGATCAGCTCCCGGCAGAGGCGGATCCGCCCAACATCCGCAAGGTCGACAGCAACGAAGACGTCATCATGTGGCTGAATCTGGTCAGCGACCGCATGAGCGTCCCGGAGCTGACCGACTATGCCTCGCGCTATCTGGTCGATCGGTTCTCGGTGATCGACGGCGTGGCGCGCATCCAGGTCGGCGGCAGTCAGGTGTATGCGATGCGCGTCTGGCTGGACCGCAACGAGCTTGCCGCGCGCGGCTTGACGGTCTCGGATGTCGAGGCCGCGCTGCGCGCCGAGAACCTGGAGCTCCCGGCCGGCAGCATCGAATCGGTCGACCGCCAGTTCAGCGTGCGCATGAACCGCACCTTCAATGGCCCGGATGACTTTGCCCGTCTCGTGCTTGCGCGCGGGAGCGACGGCCATCTGGTGCGCCTCGGCGATGTGGCACGGGTGGAGCGCGGCACCGAGGAGAACCGCACCTTCTTCCGCGGCAACGGCGTGCCCATGGTCGGGATCGGTGTGGTCAAGCAATCGACCGCGAATACCGTCGCCGTGGCAGACGCGGCCAAGGCGGAGGCCGCCCTGATCAACGCCAACCTGCCCGAAGGTATGGAGATCAAACAAAGCTTCGACTCCTCGGTCTTCGTCAAGGACGCCATCAAGGAGGTCTACAAGACGCTCGCGATCGCCATCGGCTTGGTCATCCTGATCATCTTTCTGTTCCTGGGCAGCGTGCGCGCGATGCTGGTGCCGGCCGTGACCGTCCCGGTCTCGATCGTGGCGACCTTCACGGTCCTGCTCGGACTCGGTTTCTCCGTCAACATCCTGACCCTGCTGGCGCTGGTCCTGGCGATCGGGCTGGTCGTGGACGACGCCATCGTGGTGCTCGAGAACATCCATCGCCGGATGGAGCAGTACGGCGAGACCCGGCTCGCCGCCGCCTATCGCGGAACCCGTCAGGTCGCCTTCGCCGTTGTGGCCACCACCATCGTCTTGATCTCGGTCTTCGTACCCATCGCCTTTCTGCAGGGCGATGTCGGGCGACTCTTCGCGGAGTTCGCACTCACCATGGCCGCAGCCGTGGCCTTCTCGTCCTTCGTGGCCTTGTCGCTGTCGCCGATGCTCGCCTCGCAGATCCTGCCCCAGTCGCACCGGCGCGCATCCCTCACCCACGGGGTCGACTGGGTGTTTCAATGGGTGCGGCGCGGCTACGGCACCATGCTGCGGTTTCTGCTGCGTCAGCCCTGGATCGTCGTGCTGGCCTTCATCGGCACACTCGGCGCCGCCGTTTGGCTGTTCGAGCAGATCCCGCAGGAGTACGCGCCGAAGGAGGATCGCGGTGCCTTTTTTGTCCTGATCAACGGTCCCGAAGGCGCGTCTTATCAGTACATGAGCGACTACATGGACGAGATCGAACGGCGCCTCATGCCCTATACCGAATCCGGCGAGGCGATCCGACTGCTGGTGCGTGCGCCACGCACCTTCTCCAATACCGCGCTCTTCAACACCGGCATGGCGGTGATGGTGCTGAACGACTTCGGCAAGCGACGCTCCGGCTGGGTCATTATGGACGAGGTGCGTGCGAAGCTCGCCGACCTGCCCGGCGTGACCGCCTTCCCGGTGATGCGTCAGGGGTTCGGCGCGCGCATCCAGAAACCGGTGCAGTTCGTGATCGGCGGCGGGACTTACGAGGAGCTCGCGCAGTGGCGGGACCTGCTGCTCGAGGCGATCGAAAAGGACAACCCCGGCCTGACCGGCATCGATTGGGACTACAAGGAAACCAAACCTCAACTCAAGGTCGAGATCGACTACGATCGAGCCGCCGATCTCGGGGTGACCGTCGGCAACATCGGGCGCACGCTCGAGACCATGCTCGGCTCGCGCAAGGTGACGACCTATTTGGACGCCGGGGAAGAATACGACGTCATCCTCGAGGGCGAGCGCGACGCGCAGCGCACGCCGGGGAGCCTGGAAAACCTCTATGTGCGCTCGGACCGCAGCGGCGAGCTGATCCCGCTGTCCAACCTGGTGAGCGTGATCGAGTCGGCCGACTCACAAAGCCTGAACCGCTACAACCGGCTGCGCGCCATCACCATCGAGGCAAACCTGGAGTCCGGACTGGCCCTCGGAGATGCGTTGAGCTATCTGGAGGCCAAGGTCGCCGAACACCTGCCCGAACAGGCCCAGATCGATTTCAAGGGACAGAGCCGCGATTTCCGATCGAGCAATCAGGACATCCTCTTCGTCTTCGTTCTGGGCTTGCTCGTGGTGTTCCTGGTCCTGGCGGCGCAGTTCGAGAGCTGGATCCATCCGCTCGTCATCATGCTGACGGTCCCGCTGGCCATGGCAGGTGCACTGCTTGCCCTCTGGCTGACCGGACAAACGCTCAACATCTACAGTCAGATCGGGCTGATCATGCTGGTCGGACTCGCCGCCAAGAACGGCATCCTGATCGTGGAGTTCGCCAACCAACTGCGCGACCAGGGCAAGGCGTTCCGCGAGGCGCTGCTCGAAGCGGCAGACGTGCGTCTGCGTCCGATCGTCATGACCGGCATCACCACGGCGGCCGGCTCGCTTCCGCTACTGCTCTCGAGCGGTGCCGGCGCCGAGACCCGCACCGTCATCGGCACCGTCATCCTTGCGGGTGTCATCGCGGCCACGCTCTTTACACTCTTCGTCGTCCCGGTCGCCTACGACCTGCTCGCTCGCCACACCGGGTCCCCGAGTGACGTGAAACGACGGCTGGAGCGCGAAATGGAGGCTTCATGA
- the fabZ gene encoding 3-hydroxyacyl-ACP dehydratase FabZ, with protein sequence MEGSHPMPTDSDLRLDRSEDVVSTMDIHKVLSLLPHRYPFLLVDKVIDYKVNDYLIALKNVSYNEPFFMGHFPVRPVMPGVLIIEALAQATGLLAMASRPDEVGNKLYYFVGIDKARFKRPVEPGDQLILDVKLGPVRRGIWKFDGEARVDDRLVASAEIMCTARDFTA encoded by the coding sequence ATGGAGGGATCGCATCCCATGCCGACGGATTCTGATTTGCGTCTTGATCGATCGGAGGACGTCGTGAGCACGATGGACATCCATAAGGTGCTGAGCCTCTTGCCGCACCGGTATCCTTTTCTATTGGTCGACAAGGTCATCGACTACAAGGTGAACGACTATCTGATCGCCTTGAAGAACGTCTCCTACAACGAGCCCTTCTTTATGGGCCATTTTCCGGTGCGCCCGGTGATGCCCGGCGTCCTGATCATCGAGGCGCTGGCGCAGGCGACCGGATTGTTGGCGATGGCCTCCCGACCGGACGAGGTCGGCAACAAGCTGTATTACTTCGTCGGTATCGATAAGGCGCGCTTCAAGCGTCCAGTCGAGCCGGGCGATCAGTTGATCCTGGATGTGAAGCTCGGACCCGTGCGTCGCGGGATCTGGAAGTTCGACGGCGAGGCGCGCGTCGACGATCGCCTGGTGGCCAGCGCCGAGATCATGTGTACGGCTCGAGACTTTACCGCTTGA
- the lpxA gene encoding acyl-ACP--UDP-N-acetylglucosamine O-acyltransferase — MIHPTALVDPGAALDCDVEVGPFAVIGPDVEIGAGSRIGPHAVIKGPTRIGRDNRIFQFASVGEDPQDKKYGGETTRLEIGDRNQIREFTTLHRGTVQDQGVTRIGNDNLFMAYVHVAHDCRIGDNVIMANAASLGGHVEIQDWAILGGFTIVHQFCRIGAHGFCAMGSVLSKDVPPYVTVGGHPAEPRGINAEGLRRRGFSEVAIQAIKRAYRTLYLGNLKLAEAIAELNRMSAEIPEIGAMADFIGDSSRSIVR; from the coding sequence TTGATTCACCCGACCGCCTTGGTCGATCCGGGGGCGGCGCTGGATTGCGATGTCGAGGTCGGCCCCTTCGCCGTCATCGGCCCGGATGTCGAGATCGGCGCGGGGAGCCGGATCGGCCCCCATGCCGTCATCAAGGGGCCGACCCGGATCGGGCGCGACAATCGAATCTTTCAGTTTGCGAGCGTCGGCGAAGATCCCCAGGACAAGAAATACGGCGGCGAGACGACGCGTCTCGAGATCGGCGATCGCAATCAGATCCGGGAGTTCACGACGCTGCATCGCGGCACCGTCCAAGACCAGGGTGTGACCCGGATCGGCAACGACAACCTTTTCATGGCCTATGTCCACGTTGCACACGACTGCCGCATCGGCGACAACGTCATCATGGCCAACGCCGCCTCACTGGGCGGCCATGTCGAGATCCAGGACTGGGCCATCCTCGGCGGTTTCACCATCGTCCACCAGTTCTGCAGGATCGGTGCTCACGGTTTCTGTGCCATGGGATCGGTTCTAAGCAAGGATGTCCCCCCCTACGTGACCGTCGGCGGGCACCCGGCCGAGCCCCGCGGGATCAACGCCGAGGGATTGCGGCGCCGCGGGTTTTCCGAGGTTGCCATTCAAGCGATCAAGCGGGCCTATCGCACGCTCTATCTGGGAAACCTGAAACTGGCCGAGGCGATCGCCGAGCTGAATCGGATGTCCGCGGAGATTCCCGAGATCGGCGCCATGGCGGACTTCATCGGCGACAGCAGCCGCAGCATCGTGCGTTGA
- the lpxB gene encoding lipid-A-disaccharide synthase, giving the protein MLRIGIVANEASGDILGAALAREIRKRVPEVRFVGVAGPRMQEEGCETLFAMERLSVMGLMEVLGQLRELLGLRRELVRYFVENPPDVFIGVDAPDFNLGLERRLREAGIRTVHMVSPTVWAWRPGRVKSIRRSVDLMLSVFPFEETFLREHGVPARYVGHPLADEIPIEIDRMGARRALGLTQAGSILALLPGSRMSEVERLAEPFIETAARCLAARPDLRFVVPLVNARLREYFSQVLARLAPDLPITLVDGRSREVLAAADVVLTASGTATLETLLSKRPMVVAYRVHPISYHLVKQLRLVKVPYIAMANLLAEKELAPEFIQERCRADLLAPAVLAFLDDAERVAEIQAEYRRIHLWLRKDAAASAAQAVLDLLAY; this is encoded by the coding sequence ATGTTGCGGATCGGGATCGTCGCAAACGAGGCGTCGGGCGACATCTTGGGTGCTGCGTTGGCGCGCGAGATCCGCAAACGGGTCCCCGAGGTCCGCTTCGTCGGTGTTGCCGGGCCGCGGATGCAGGAGGAGGGTTGCGAGACCCTCTTCGCCATGGAACGGCTCTCCGTGATGGGGCTGATGGAGGTCCTCGGTCAGCTCCGCGAGCTTCTCGGGCTCAGACGCGAGCTGGTGCGCTACTTCGTCGAGAATCCCCCGGATGTCTTCATCGGCGTGGACGCGCCCGACTTCAATCTCGGTCTGGAGCGCCGACTGCGCGAGGCAGGGATCCGCACGGTCCACATGGTCAGTCCGACCGTCTGGGCTTGGCGTCCGGGTCGGGTCAAGTCGATTCGTCGCTCGGTGGATCTCATGCTGAGCGTCTTCCCGTTCGAGGAGACCTTCCTGCGCGAGCACGGCGTGCCGGCACGCTATGTCGGGCACCCGCTCGCCGACGAGATCCCGATCGAGATCGATCGAATGGGCGCGCGACGTGCCCTCGGTCTGACGCAGGCCGGATCCATCCTCGCCCTGCTGCCGGGCAGTCGGATGAGCGAGGTCGAGCGCCTCGCCGAACCTTTCATCGAGACCGCCGCCCGTTGTCTCGCCGCCCGCCCTGACCTGCGGTTTGTGGTCCCGCTGGTCAACGCCCGGCTGCGCGAATACTTCAGCCAAGTCTTGGCGCGGCTTGCCCCCGATCTCCCGATCACCTTGGTCGACGGGCGCAGCCGCGAGGTCCTCGCCGCCGCCGATGTCGTGCTGACCGCCTCGGGCACGGCCACCCTGGAAACCCTGTTGTCCAAACGCCCGATGGTCGTCGCCTATCGGGTCCACCCGATCTCCTATCACTTGGTCAAACAGCTCCGTCTGGTCAAGGTGCCCTATATCGCGATGGCCAATCTTCTGGCCGAGAAGGAGCTTGCGCCCGAGTTTATCCAAGAGCGTTGTCGCGCTGACTTGCTTGCGCCGGCCGTTCTTGCGTTCTTGGACGATGCGGAGCGCGTGGCCGAGATTCAGGCCGAGTATCGGCGCATTCATCTTTGGTTGCGCAAGGATGCTGCAGCGAGCGCGGCACAGGCCGTCCTCGATCTCCTGGCGTATTGA
- a CDS encoding OmpH family outer membrane protein has product MSTTILLVLSGFVLASDYRISVVDPNRVVEQSPQYEAARAALQREVEDRERILREQQDQISALQGRLEREGALMSESEIQRLQNDIRSRTRKLKYARDEFQEDFALRQNELRTKLALQVREVIVEVAKEEKIDLVISEGLVYFSPRIDISAQVIERLKQEFGDK; this is encoded by the coding sequence TTGTCGACGACGATCTTGCTCGTGTTGTCGGGTTTTGTGCTCGCATCCGACTACAGGATCTCCGTGGTCGATCCGAATCGGGTCGTCGAGCAGTCGCCGCAATACGAGGCCGCCCGCGCGGCGCTTCAGCGTGAGGTCGAGGATCGGGAGCGGATCCTGCGCGAGCAGCAGGATCAGATCTCCGCGCTTCAAGGCCGCCTGGAGCGAGAAGGTGCCTTGATGAGCGAAAGCGAGATTCAGCGCCTGCAGAACGATATCCGAAGTCGGACCCGTAAGCTCAAGTATGCAAGGGATGAGTTTCAGGAAGACTTTGCGTTGCGGCAGAACGAGCTTCGGACCAAGCTGGCGCTTCAGGTCCGCGAGGTGATCGTCGAGGTTGCCAAGGAGGAGAAGATCGATCTGGTCATCAGCGAAGGGTTGGTGTACTTCAGTCCGCGTATCGATATCTCGGCACAAGTCATCGAGCGACTCAAACAGGAGTTTGGCGATAAGTGA